From one Bacteroides eggerthii genomic stretch:
- a CDS encoding polyprenyl synthetase family protein, whose translation MDSISLIKSPISAELEDFKKHFDTCLSSSNLLLNSVIAHIRQKNGKMMRPILVLLAAKLYNEVRPATLHAAVALELLHTASLVHDDVVDESTERRGQLSVNAIFNNKVAVLTGDYLLATALVEVGMTRNYAIIDLVSNLGQDLAEGELLQLSNVSNPEYSEEVYFDVIRKKTAVLFAACMKAGALSVGVDDEKAEYARLFGEYIGLCFQIKDDIFDYYENKEIGKPTGNDMLEGKLTLPALYVLNSTQDKPAQEIAVKVKNGTATADEIARLIEFTKEHGGIEYATKVMVDFKEKALSLLAAMEDTDVKRALISYLDYVIEREK comes from the coding sequence ATGGACAGTATATCCCTCATAAAATCCCCGATTTCTGCGGAGTTGGAAGACTTCAAAAAGCATTTTGATACTTGCCTTTCCAGTTCTAATCTTTTGCTGAATAGCGTGATTGCGCATATCCGACAGAAGAATGGGAAGATGATGCGCCCGATTCTGGTTCTGCTTGCTGCAAAGTTGTACAATGAGGTTCGTCCGGCAACACTGCATGCTGCGGTTGCTCTGGAGCTTCTGCACACAGCGAGCTTGGTGCACGATGATGTGGTGGATGAGAGTACCGAACGCCGGGGGCAGCTTTCTGTGAATGCTATCTTTAATAATAAGGTAGCGGTTCTTACGGGTGATTATTTGTTGGCAACGGCTTTGGTGGAAGTGGGGATGACGCGTAATTACGCTATAATTGATCTCGTTTCAAATTTAGGGCAGGATTTGGCAGAAGGGGAGTTGTTGCAACTTTCCAATGTCAGTAACCCTGAATATTCCGAAGAGGTCTATTTTGATGTCATCCGCAAGAAGACAGCCGTATTGTTTGCCGCGTGCATGAAAGCAGGTGCGCTTTCGGTGGGTGTTGACGATGAAAAGGCGGAATATGCGCGTTTGTTTGGTGAGTATATCGGTCTTTGTTTTCAGATTAAAGACGATATATTCGATTATTATGAGAACAAAGAAATCGGTAAACCTACCGGAAATGATATGCTGGAAGGAAAGCTGACATTGCCTGCGCTTTATGTACTCAATTCAACGCAGGACAAGCCGGCGCAGGAGATTGCTGTAAAGGTTAAGAACGGAACGGCGACTGCTGATGAAATAGCCCGATTGATCGAATTTACCAAAGAGCATGGCGGCATTGAGTATGCCACGAAAGTTATGGTGGACTTTAAAGAAAAGGCGCTTTCATTGTTGGCTGCCATGGAAGATACGGATGTTAAGAGAGCGCTTATTTCCTATCTTGATTATGTGATAGAGCGTGAGAAATAA
- the polA gene encoding DNA polymerase I: MNSTDKLFLLDAYALIYRSYYAFIKNPRINSKGFNTSAILGFVNTLEEVLKKENPTHIGVAFDPSGPTFRHEAYEQYKAQREETPEAIRLSVPIIKDIIRAYRIPILEVSGYEADDVIGTLATEAGRQGIITYMMTPDKDYGQLVSDNVFMYRPKHSGGFEVMGIDEIKAKFNIRSTEQVIDMLGLMGDSSDNIPGCPGVGEKTAQKLVAEFGSIENLLAHTDQLKGALKTKVEANREMITFSKFLATIKVDVPIKLDMTTLVREEPDEEKLRKIFEELEFRTLIDRVLKKSGAPLSSSSNSVSPDLYAGTLFARPVDSPTPENNGPVQGDLFANFADNGTDNAENSNLTHLEMLDVDYQLIDTEEKRSEIIQKLLTTEILSIDTETTGTEPMEAELVGMSFSNAENRAYYVPVPANRDEALKIVNEFRPLYENENSMKVGQNIKYDMIVLQNYGVQVKGKLFDTMLAHYVLQPELRHNMDYLAEIYLRYRTIHIDELIGSRGKNQKSMRDLPPEDVYRYACEDADVTLKLKNVLEKELKKQSAEHLFYEIEMPLVPVLVNIESNGVRIDTEALKQSSEHFTLRLQEIEKEIYALANGETFNIASPKQVGEVLFDKLKIVEKAKKTKTGQYVTSEEVLESLRNKHAIIGKILEYRGLKKLLSTYIDALPQLINPRTGRIHTSFNQAVTATGRLSSSNPNLQNIPIRDEDGKEIRKAFIPDDGCEFFSADYSQIELRIMAHLSQDRNMIDAFLSGYDIHAATAAKIYKVDISEVTTDMRRKAKTANFGIIYGISVFGLAERMNVSRQEAKELIDGYFETYPQIKEYMDKSIQVARENGYVETIFHRKRFLPDINSRNAVVRGYAERNAINAPIQGSAADIIKVAMSLIYQRIQSNNLKAKMILQVHDELNFSVPEAEKEIIQKIVIEEMERAYRMLVPLKADFGWGKNWLEAH; this comes from the coding sequence ATGAATTCAACCGATAAACTTTTCTTGCTTGACGCTTATGCATTGATATACCGTTCTTATTATGCATTTATCAAAAATCCGCGAATCAACTCCAAAGGATTCAACACTTCTGCCATTTTGGGATTTGTAAACACTCTCGAAGAAGTGCTGAAAAAAGAAAATCCTACGCACATAGGGGTAGCTTTCGATCCTTCAGGACCAACATTCCGCCACGAGGCTTATGAACAATATAAAGCGCAGCGGGAAGAAACTCCCGAAGCCATCCGTCTCTCCGTACCTATTATAAAAGATATCATCCGCGCCTACCGTATTCCTATTCTGGAAGTCTCCGGTTACGAAGCCGATGATGTGATAGGTACACTTGCCACAGAAGCCGGAAGACAAGGTATCATCACCTATATGATGACTCCCGATAAAGACTATGGGCAGTTGGTATCGGACAATGTATTCATGTATCGTCCCAAACACAGCGGCGGATTCGAGGTCATGGGCATCGATGAGATAAAAGCCAAATTCAATATCCGCTCCACAGAGCAGGTCATCGATATGTTGGGATTGATGGGCGACTCTTCCGATAACATTCCCGGCTGTCCGGGTGTGGGAGAGAAAACCGCACAGAAGTTAGTTGCGGAATTTGGCAGCATCGAAAACCTGCTTGCCCACACCGATCAACTGAAAGGCGCACTGAAGACCAAAGTGGAAGCCAACCGGGAAATGATTACTTTCTCCAAATTCCTTGCAACCATTAAAGTCGATGTACCCATTAAGCTCGACATGACAACACTCGTTCGCGAAGAACCTGATGAAGAGAAGCTTCGCAAGATTTTCGAGGAACTGGAGTTTCGCACTCTCATTGACCGCGTTCTGAAAAAATCAGGTGCTCCCCTCTCCTCTTCTTCCAACTCCGTTTCACCCGACCTTTATGCCGGAACCTTGTTTGCTCGTCCAGTCGATAGTCCAACTCCTGAAAACAACGGTCCTGTTCAAGGCGATTTGTTTGCAAATTTTGCAGACAACGGCACAGACAACGCGGAAAATTCAAATCTCACGCACTTAGAAATGCTTGATGTAGACTATCAACTCATTGATACAGAAGAAAAAAGAAGCGAAATTATTCAAAAGTTACTTACAACAGAAATTCTCTCAATAGATACTGAAACTACCGGAACCGAACCAATGGAGGCAGAACTGGTAGGAATGAGTTTCAGTAATGCCGAAAACCGGGCTTATTACGTCCCTGTTCCGGCAAATCGTGACGAAGCATTAAAAATCGTAAATGAATTCCGCCCGCTTTATGAAAATGAAAATTCCATGAAGGTGGGACAAAACATCAAATACGACATGATTGTCCTTCAAAACTACGGAGTGCAGGTGAAGGGAAAACTTTTCGACACCATGCTCGCCCATTACGTATTGCAACCGGAACTCCGTCACAACATGGACTACCTTGCCGAAATCTACCTGCGCTATCGGACAATCCACATAGATGAACTCATCGGAAGCAGAGGAAAGAACCAGAAAAGCATGCGTGACCTTCCACCGGAAGACGTGTACCGCTACGCTTGCGAAGATGCGGACGTCACTCTAAAGTTGAAGAACGTACTTGAAAAGGAACTGAAAAAGCAATCTGCCGAACATCTCTTTTATGAGATTGAAATGCCACTCGTACCGGTACTTGTCAACATTGAAAGCAACGGAGTACGCATCGATACAGAAGCTCTCAAGCAATCGTCCGAACATTTCACTCTCCGCCTGCAGGAAATCGAAAAAGAAATCTATGCACTGGCAAATGGTGAAACTTTCAACATCGCCTCTCCCAAGCAAGTAGGTGAAGTGCTGTTCGACAAACTCAAAATCGTAGAAAAAGCCAAAAAGACCAAAACCGGCCAGTATGTTACCTCGGAAGAAGTACTCGAAAGTCTGCGCAACAAACATGCAATCATTGGCAAGATACTCGAATACCGCGGGCTGAAGAAACTGTTGAGCACCTATATCGATGCATTGCCCCAACTGATAAATCCGCGTACAGGCCGCATCCATACCTCTTTCAACCAGGCAGTAACCGCCACCGGCCGGCTCAGTTCCAGCAATCCTAACTTGCAGAACATCCCCATTCGCGATGAAGACGGTAAGGAAATCCGTAAAGCCTTTATTCCTGATGACGGGTGCGAGTTCTTCTCCGCCGACTACTCACAGATTGAACTGCGTATTATGGCACATCTGAGTCAGGACAGAAATATGATTGACGCTTTCCTCAGCGGATATGACATCCATGCGGCCACCGCTGCCAAAATATACAAGGTGGATATCAGCGAAGTAACCACCGATATGCGCCGTAAGGCTAAAACCGCCAATTTTGGTATTATATACGGTATCTCTGTCTTCGGGCTGGCAGAACGTATGAATGTTTCCCGTCAGGAAGCCAAAGAACTGATAGACGGATATTTTGAAACCTATCCGCAAATCAAGGAATATATGGACAAAAGCATTCAGGTGGCACGCGAAAACGGATATGTGGAAACCATCTTCCACCGCAAGCGCTTCCTGCCGGACATCAACTCCCGAAACGCCGTAGTACGCGGTTATGCAGAGCGTAATGCAATCAACGCCCCTATTCAGGGAAGTGCTGCCGATATCATCAAAGTAGCCATGTCGCTCATCTATCAACGCATTCAAAGTAACAATCTGAAAGCAAAGATGATTTTACAGGTCCATGACGAACTAAATTTCAGTGTTCCTGAGGCAGAAAAAGAGATTATACAAAAAATTGTAATCGAAGAAATGGAACGGGCATATCGCATGCTGGTACCCTTAAAAGCTGATTTTGGCTGGGGGAAAAACTGGTTGGAAGCACACTAA
- the deoC gene encoding deoxyribose-phosphate aldolase yields the protein MENNESTQNKYDAALAKYNTNLNDAEVAAEVAKIIEEKVPANNTPEVKKFLFNCIDLTTLNSTDSDESVMKFTQKVNRFDEEFPDLKNVAAICVYPNFAEVVKDTLEVEDVKIACVSAGFPSSQTFIEVKIAETAMAIMEGADEIDIVISVGKFLSGDYETMCDEIQELKATCKEHHLKVILETGALKTAANIKKASILSMYAGADFIKTSTGKQQPAATPEAAYVMCQAIKEYHALTGNKIGFKPAGGINCVNDALIYYTIVKEVLGEEWLNNELFRLGTSRLANLLLSEIKGEEMKFF from the coding sequence ATGGAGAATAATGAATCCACCCAGAACAAGTACGATGCTGCTTTGGCAAAGTACAACACCAATTTGAACGATGCGGAAGTGGCTGCAGAAGTAGCCAAAATAATCGAGGAGAAAGTGCCTGCAAACAACACTCCGGAAGTAAAGAAATTCCTGTTCAATTGCATTGACCTCACCACGCTCAACAGTACAGACAGCGATGAAAGCGTCATGAAATTTACTCAAAAAGTAAACCGGTTTGACGAAGAATTTCCCGACCTGAAAAACGTGGCAGCTATCTGTGTATATCCCAATTTTGCAGAAGTAGTAAAAGATACATTGGAAGTAGAAGATGTAAAAATTGCCTGTGTATCAGCAGGTTTCCCTTCTTCCCAAACTTTTATAGAAGTAAAAATTGCCGAAACCGCCATGGCCATTATGGAAGGTGCTGACGAAATAGACATCGTCATCTCTGTAGGCAAGTTCCTGAGCGGAGACTATGAAACCATGTGCGATGAAATACAAGAACTGAAAGCTACCTGCAAAGAGCACCACCTGAAAGTAATCTTGGAGACGGGAGCTTTGAAAACGGCAGCAAACATCAAGAAAGCCTCTATCCTATCCATGTATGCCGGAGCTGATTTCATCAAGACCTCTACCGGAAAACAACAGCCTGCCGCTACTCCGGAAGCAGCATACGTAATGTGCCAGGCCATTAAGGAATACCATGCGTTGACAGGCAATAAGATTGGTTTCAAACCGGCAGGCGGCATCAACTGTGTAAATGACGCACTGATTTACTATACCATTGTGAAAGAAGTGCTTGGAGAGGAATGGCTGAACAATGAATTATTCCGTTTGGGAACCAGCCGTTTGGCAAATCTATTACTCTCGGAAATCAAAGGCGAAGAAATGAAGTTCTTTTAA